The following coding sequences are from one Salvia hispanica cultivar TCC Black 2014 chromosome 3, UniMelb_Shisp_WGS_1.0, whole genome shotgun sequence window:
- the LOC125209429 gene encoding LRR receptor-like serine/threonine-protein kinase EFR, whose product MPSSCLAKPHMSLATDQTALLALKTRITADPSRVLARNWTNSSSVCSWIGVACSLRHQRVAALNLSYMSLSGTIPPQLGHLSFLVSLDLTSNLFVGALPPELSLLHRLKFISLLLNNFTGDIPALFGQLPKLEYLNLRNNSFTGSIPKCLSNLTNLQFLDLTYNFLNGEIPQELGRLQSLQFLRVQFNRLSGAIPLAIFNISTLVSIALTSNELSGSLPTDMCHNLRNLDRILLSQNHLTGPIPTNFSRCSQLRSLSISYNSFSGQIPAEIGSLTSLQHLYIGGNNLNGTLPHEIGNLESLVVFGAESNQIGGSVDFNVFMNMSSLQTLLLWRNKFIGNLSRDVGNLTMLTSLQLHENYLTGLIPPELGKLYQLEELLLELNNLSGSIPHEIFNISTLRNLALSFNALSGVLPTHLCHASPILEQLHLSMNLIAGSIPNSISNCSKLTILALATNKFSGYIPNDLGNLRLLQSLELFSNNLHAPASLLSGFITSLANCMLLTRLLITDNPLYGVIPAAVGNLSSSLQGFYAGSCKFSGNIPVEIGNLSGLVVLELANNELSGNIPPTIKHLLQLQGLSLNDNMLGGSIGEAICDLHTLNSVNISHNQFSGPIPKCLGNVSSLRHIFLDSNMLNSSIPSTLWGLTDLMSLDLSSNSFRGFLPKEISNLGAAISIDLSMNHLTGSIPSSIGKLQSLVSLSLSNNRLQGSIPVSVGNMISLVTLNLSYNNLSGSIPKSLEALQHLSYFNVSFNTLSEEIPSGGSFRNFTIDSFRGNEALCGIPRYHVRICSAVSNPGSKRKRVELALFIILGVVGFISVVSLALIFVRYRRKDEITSRADELMSGVPERVSYYELLRGTEQFNERNLIGTGSYCSVYKGILNNGKVVAVKVFKMQLDGISRRFDIECEILSSIRHRNLASVISSCSNEEFKALILEYMPKGNLEKWLYSQNYCLNVMERLNIMIDVASAFEYLHYGYTTAIVHNDLKPSNVLLDDDMVAHVSDFGIAKLLGDENSFVITNTLATLGYIAPEYGSEGLISTMGDVYSFGIMMMETFTRKRPSDDMFGGNLSLKRWVELSIPQKPDEVIDANLVMNLEEEQIDNNVQCVSAILELALKCTADSPMDRINMKEANAQLQKIRISISPMRSK is encoded by the exons ATGCCTTCATCATGTCTAGCTAAACCACATATGAGCCTTGCCACTGATCAAACTGCCCTTCTTGCCTTAAAAACACGCATAACCGCAGACCCTTCTCGTGTTCTTGCAAGAAACTGGACCAACTCGAGCTCCGTATGCAGCTGGATTGGCGTCGCTTGCAGCTTGCGTCACCAAAGAGTAGCCGCCTTGAATCTCTCATACATGTCTCTCTCCGGCACCATCCCACCACAGCTCGGCCACCTCTCCTTCCTCGTCTCCCTCGACCTCACCAGCAACCTCTTCGTTGGCGCTTTGCCTCCGGAGCTTTCTCTCCTTCACCGTTTGAAGTTCATATCTCTCCTACTCAACAACTTCACCGGAGACATCCCCGCATTGTTTGGCCAACTACCAAAACTAGAGTACTTGAACTTACGGAACAACAGTTTCACAGGATCCATTCCGAAATGCCTCTCGAATCTAACAAACCTACAATTTCTTGACTTGACTTACAATTTTCTTAATGGTGAAATTCCACAAGAGTTGGGGAGACTTCAAAGTCTGCAGTTTTTGAGGGTACAATTTAATCGTCTCTCCGGTGCTATACCATTAGCCATCTTCAACATATCGACCCTTGTGTCTATAGCATTGACGAGCAACGAACTGAGTGGAAGTCTTCCAACAGATATGTGCCATAATCTTCGCAATCTTGACCGGATTCTTCTTTCTCAAAACCATTTGACCGGTCCGATTCCAACAAATTTTTCCAGATGCTCACAACTAAGGAGCTTGTCCATCTCTTACAACTCTTTTAGTGGGCAGATACCTGCAGAAATCGGCTCTCTAACGTCTCTTCAGCATTTATATATCGGTGGCAACAATTTGAACG GTACACTACCACATGAGATTGGCAATCTTGAGAGCCTAGTTGTTTTTGGTGCTGAAAGCAATCAGATTGGGGGCTCAGTTGATTTTAATGTCTTCATGAATATGTCTTCTCTGCAAACATTACTACTATGGCGCAACAAATTCATAGGAAACTTATCAAGGGATGTTGGAAATCTCACAATGCTTACAAGCCTACAACTCCATGAGAACTACTTGACAG GTCTTATTCCCCCTGAACTTGGCAAACTTTACCAACTGGAGGAATTGCTATTAGAGTTAAACAACTTGAGTGGTTCGATTCCACATGagatttttaacatttcaacTCTTCGAAATCTTGCACTTTCTTTCAATGCTCTATCAGGCGTTCTTCCGACCCATCTGTGTCATGCTTCTCCCATTCTCGAACAACTTCATCTTAGCATGAATCTCATCGCTGGATCGATACCCAACTCTATCTCTAACTGTTCTAAACTCACAATCCTCGCACTTGCTACAAACAAATTCAGTGGTTATATACCCAATGATCTCGGCAACCTAAGACTTCTCCAAAGTCTTGAATTGTTCAGCAACAACCTTCATGCACCAGCTTCTTTACTATCGGGCTTCATTACTTCATTGGCAAATTGCATGCTACTTACTCGTTTGTTGATTACTGATAATCCTCTGTACGGTGTCATTCCAGCTGCTGTAGGGAATTTATCTTCCTCGCTCCAAGGATTCTATGCTGGCAGCTGCAAATTCAGTGGCAACATTCCTGTCGAAATAGGTAATTTGAGTGGTTTGGTGGTATTGGAACTAGCTAACAATGAGTTATCTGGTAATATTCCACCTACTATCAAACATCTGCTCCAGCTTCAAGGATTATCGCTCAATGATAACATGTTGGGAGGCTCCATTGGAGAGGCTATATGTGACTTGCACACTTTGAATTCTGTAAACATTAGCCATAACCAATTTTCAGGTCCAATTCCTAAATGTTTGGGAAATGTGTCTTCTTTGAGACATATTTTTCTAGACTCCAACATGTTGAATTCAAGCATACCGTCAACCTTATGGGGCCTTACAGATCTGATGAGTCTTGACTTGTCCTCAAACTCATTCAGAGGGTTTTTACCTAAAGAGATAAGTAACTTAGGAGCAGCAATCTCTATAGATCTATCAATGAATCACTTGACAGGGTCTATTCCAAGTAGTATTGGGAAGTTACAGAGTTTGGTTAGTCTATCTTTGTCAAATAATAGGCTACAAGGTTCAATTCCTGTGTCTGTGGGAAACATGATTAGCTTGGTAACTCTTAATTTGTCCTACAACAACCTCTCAGGTTCAATTCCAAAGTCTCTGGAAGCACTTCAACACCTCAGCTACTTCAATGTCTCTTTCAATACTCTAAGCGAAGAAATTCCTAGTGGTGGTTCTTTTAGAAACTTCACTATTGATTCTTTCAGAGGTAATGAGGCATTGTGTGGAATTCCAAGGTACCATGTCCGGATTTGCTCAGCAGTTTCTAATCCTGGATCAAAAAGGAAGAGAGTAGAACTagctttatttattattttaggtgTTGTGGGCTTCATTTCAGTTGTTTCTCTAGCCTTAATCTTTGTTAGATATAGAAGGAAAGATGAGATAACTAGTAGAGCTGATGAGTTGATGTCAGGAGTGCCAGAAAGAGTTTCTTATTACGAATTACTGCGAGGAACTGAACAGTTCAATGAGAGAAACTTGATTGGCACCGGAAGTTATTGTTCAGTTTACAAAGGAATTCTTAATAATGGTAAGGTTGTTGCTGTCAAGGTGTTTAAGATGCAACTGGATGGAATTTCAAGAAGATTTGATATTGAATGTGAAATACTAAGTAGCATTCGGCACAGGAACCTGGCAAGCGTCATAAGCAGTTGCTCCAATGAAGAGTTCAAGGCATTAATTCTTGAATATATGCCGAAGGGAAATCTTGAGAAATGGTTATATTCCCAGAACTATTGCCTGAATGTGATGGAAAGATTGAATATAATGATTGATGTAGCATCTGCTTTTGAGTATCTTCACTATGGCTATACAACAGCCATTGTCCACAATGACTTGAAGCCCAGTAATGTGTTGTTAGATGACGACATGGTTGCTCATGTAAGCGATTTTGGGATAGCAAAGTTGTTGGGAGATGAGAATAGCTTTGTCATAACCAACACCCTAGCAACCTTAGGTTACATAGCTCCAG AATATGGCTCGGAAGGGCTAATTTCGACAATGGGAGATGTGTATAGCTTCGGTATTATGATGATGGAAACTTTCACTAGAAAAAGGCCTAGTGATGATATGTTTGGTGGAAATTTAAGCTTAAAGAGATGGGTCGAACTCTCGATTCCACAGAAGCCAGATGAAGTGATAGATGCTAACTTAGTAATGAATTTGGAGGAAGAACAGATTGACAACAATGTGCAGTGTGTATCAGCTATACTTGAATTGGCTTTGAAATGCACTGCCGACTCTCCTATGGATAGAATCAACATGAAAGAAGCAAATGCACAATTGCAGAAAATCAGAATTTCGATTTCACCAATGAGATCGAAGTAA